DNA from Sulfurimonas xiamenensis:
TCATTAAGTACATTATCAAAAGGTTTTATCCAGTCTAATTTCTCTTTTGCAAAACCGCCCCAGAAACCTTCATAATCTTCCATCGCCGCATCTTGCAACTCTTGATATTCACACATATTTTTAATTCTAGCATTTTTCGCAAACTCTTTATTTGGTTTGAAAATATTTTTTGTCATTTATCTTTCCTTTGTTAGTTTTAAATAGATCATTGCCGTCATAATTGCGTCATTGACAGCATTATGTGTCCCCATATTAGGGATGTCACAGTTTTTCAAAATTGTATCAAATCTTAAATCAATATTTCCTTGAGGAATCAAAGAAATTGATTTGTCAAAGTATATTTCAGATACTTCAATCATTCTATTAGGAAGTGTTATTCCAAGAATCTCTTTGGTATATTTATTTATCATATCCACATCAAATTCTAAATAATATCCTACAAGTGGTCTAGAACCTACAAAATTTAAAAACTCTAAAATACCCTCCTTTGTTGTTTTTGCATTTTTTAAATCAAATGGACGAATACCATGAATTTTAATACTGCTAGAGTCTATTTCCTTAGAATTCTTTAAAAAAACTTCAAAAGTTTGTGATGTAAGAATTTTATTGTCTTTAATTTTAACAGCCCCGATAGAAAGTATTTCATCCTTTTTTGTGTTTAAACCTGTTGTTTCAGTATCTACTACAACAAGTTCTCCGCTTTTATCTTCATCAAATAAAAATTTAAAATTTTTATCTTTAAGTTTAGAAAAATTTGCTTTAGTTTTTAGCTTTGAGATAAATGAAAACATTATCAAGAAACCATATTAAGATGAAAATGAAAAACCATAAATTTTTTAAACTTATTTATGATTTTAAAACTGTCTTTTAACAAGTCTCTTTGTATTTTCTCCAATTTTTTTGGATTAATATAGTTACTCTCTTCAATGTTTTTCGCTTCAAGCATAGCTTGTAAACGAATAGAACTTAGCGTGTCAAAACTCTCTATTAGTTCTGTTGCGAATGTTTTATCAATTACGCCTATATTGTTTAGCTCTTTTATTCTCTCAATTGTATTTGTAGCATCTATTCCATGCTTAAGACTTAATGTTCTTATGCCATGAACTAAAGCAAAAATGCCACCTTTTTTTAAATTTAACCTATTGTCATGCTCTTTTTCTATTACAAAACCCGAAAACAGAGACAAAGGCGTATCAAAATGGAGTATCGCCTTTGCTACATGTGCCAGTACATCATCTCTTGAATAAAAATTATTGTGAAGATACTCTCTTAACTCATTCAATAAAGAGATATCACCTGCGACACATTTTGAATCTAAAAATATGCTAAGATTTTTAACACTCTCTTCACTCATCTCATATGTCCATTCATCTATAAGCGATTTATAAGAAGTCATATTTCTACGCCAAAATGCATTGCTTACCATAACATCTCCGCCGCACTTTGGAAATCCAAGCTCAAGCAGATATGCATTTAACTTCATCATAGGTTTTGTAAATAGATTTACATCCACACCGTCTCTAATAATAAGCGCATTGTCTTGATCACTCTTTATAGTCTGTTCTTCTCTGCCTTCGCTTCCCATAACTATTAAAGCACAATCTTTTTTTAAATCATCTTCAACACACATATCAAAAAGTTTTTTATATATTTTCTCATTTAAAGAGGAGAGAAGTTTTGTAATATATCTTACTTTCACACCTTTTGCTCTAAGCAATATGATTAAATTTTTTAGATCATCTCCAAGAGCTTTTAAGTCATCAAGTTTTTGTGCTTTATCAATCTGAACTGCTATTAAATGTGAATGATTTGCAAAATAACTAAGCAAATCCAATTGCTCTAAAACACCTACAATAGTCTCTTTATCTTTTACGACAACCCTTTTTATCTCTTTTTGTGTCATCAATAAAAGTGCATTAAACAAAAAATCATTTTTATCGATGCAAACTAAACCGTATGTCGCTATTTTATACGCCTTATCTTTTACATCAATACTAGCAAGCAAAACTCTTTCTCTTAAATCCTTATCTGTAATTATCCCGTATTCATCAACATTTTTTACAATTATCACACTGGATTTTAACTCTTTTTGTTTTTTAAGTGCATCTTGTATAGAGACAGTCTCATCTACCATACATGCATTATGCAGAAAAATATCATTTACTCTTGAGATAAGAAAAGGTGTTAATTCACTCTGCGTTGCATAATTTTTTAAATGTTGATGACGGGTTACAAAATCTTGTAAAAAATATCCTTGAACTCGTTTGTCTTGCATAAGATCTATAAAATCATCTTTTTTTATCTCATAGCAGATCAGATCCTCTTCTACAATAAAATCTCCATTTGATTTTTCATATATAAGAGCATCAGCATCAAAGCTGTCTTCTCGAGTAAAAACTGTATGAATCTCTCCGTCAATAATCTCTTTAACAGAGCCTTTGATAATAATGTAAAATGCAACAGAAGGGAGATTTTTTGAGATAAGAAGAGTGTCTTTTGGGTAGTAAGCTATATCAATCTTTTTCATCAAATTATCTAATGTAATCGGACTTAAAAGCTCAAAGGGATGGATAGATTCTATAAGTTTTCTTTGATCATGTATACTCACAAGATTAACTCCATTATTGACTCTTTTAAAAAAATTTCACTATACAAACAAAAGGAATTTTTTCCTTTTGTTCTAATGTTATTAATGCTCAGTCGCACCTTCAGCGCCGATACCAGTTTGTGCTCTGATATATTGCGCTTCAAAAGCTTCTGCTTCATCTTTTGCTCCCTGAGATTTATCAGTTACAGAGAAGATGTAAGTTCCAACAAAAGCAACAATTACAGAAAAGAGTGCCGGATATTTATAAGGGAAAATTGCTGTCGCATTTCCTAAAATATCAACCCACACAATTGGACCAAGGATAACTAAAAGTACAGCTGTCGCTAAACCTAAACTACCGCCAATAACAGCACCGCGAGTTGTTAAACCTCTCCAGTACATTGAAAGGAAAAGAATCGGGAAGTTAGCAGATGCCGCAATAGCAAACGCAAGACCCACAACAAACGCAATATTTTGCTGTTCAAACAAGATACCCATAATAATCGCGATAATTCCAAGCGCTATAGTAGCAGCTTTTGAAACTTTCATCTCTGTAATAGAGTCAATCTGTCCTTTTTTAATAACAGAAGCATAAAGGTCATGACTTATTGCAGAAGCACCTGCAAGTGTAAGACCTGAAACAACCGCTAAAATTGTAGCAAATGCAACAGCTGAGATAAAGCCCAGGAAGAAGTCGCCGCCAACTGCATGGCTTAAGTGAATAGCCGCCATATTGTTTCCGCCAAGTATCGGAGCTCCACCACTTACTGCTTGTTTAGCAACATCCAAATACTCAGGATTTTGAAAAACCATAACGATAGCACCAAAACCGATAATAAAAGTCAAAATATAAAAGTAACCGATAAAACCTGTTGCATAAAATACCGACTTTCTAGCCTCTTTTGCATCACCTACGGTAAAAAATCTCATTAAGATATGAGGAAGACCTGCAACACCAAATATAAGAGCTACTGCAAGAGAAATCGCTGAGATTGGATCACTTACCAAACCACCCGGACTCATAATCTCAATTCCTTTTAACTCTGTTGCATGTGCAAATAACTGACCAAAGTTAAAGTTATAGTGTGCCATTACAGCCAGTGCCATAAATGTTGCACCTGCAAGAAGCAGGAATGCTTTAATAATTTGAACCCAAGTAGTTGCAAGCATACCTCCAAATGTTACATAAAGAATCATTAAAACACCTACAATAATTACAGCTATTTCATACTGAAGACCAAAAAGAAGTTGAATAAGTTTTCCAGAACCAACCATTTGAGCAATAAGATACAAAATAACCGTTGCTATCGAACCCGATGCCGCTAAAATACGAATAGGTGTTTGGCGTAATCTATACGATGCAACATCGGCAAATGTATACTTTCCTAAGTTACGAAGCGGTTCTGCAATCATAAATAGAACAACCGGCCAACCGACCAAAAACCCGATAGAGTAGATAAGTCCGTCATATCCGTTAAGATAAACAAGTCCTGATATACCTAAAAACGATGCTGCCGACATATAATCACCTGCAATTGCCATACCATTTTGAAAACCTGTTATTCCACCGCCTGCAGTATAAAAATCTTTTG
Protein-coding regions in this window:
- a CDS encoding 3'-5' exonuclease, coding for MFSFISKLKTKANFSKLKDKNFKFLFDEDKSGELVVVDTETTGLNTKKDEILSIGAVKIKDNKILTSQTFEVFLKNSKEIDSSSIKIHGIRPFDLKNAKTTKEGILEFLNFVGSRPLVGYYLEFDVDMINKYTKEILGITLPNRMIEVSEIYFDKSISLIPQGNIDLRFDTILKNCDIPNMGTHNAVNDAIMTAMIYLKLTKER
- a CDS encoding putative nucleotidyltransferase substrate binding domain-containing protein, whose product is MSIHDQRKLIESIHPFELLSPITLDNLMKKIDIAYYPKDTLLISKNLPSVAFYIIIKGSVKEIIDGEIHTVFTREDSFDADALIYEKSNGDFIVEEDLICYEIKKDDFIDLMQDKRVQGYFLQDFVTRHQHLKNYATQSELTPFLISRVNDIFLHNACMVDETVSIQDALKKQKELKSSVIIVKNVDEYGIITDKDLRERVLLASIDVKDKAYKIATYGLVCIDKNDFLFNALLLMTQKEIKRVVVKDKETIVGVLEQLDLLSYFANHSHLIAVQIDKAQKLDDLKALGDDLKNLIILLRAKGVKVRYITKLLSSLNEKIYKKLFDMCVEDDLKKDCALIVMGSEGREEQTIKSDQDNALIIRDGVDVNLFTKPMMKLNAYLLELGFPKCGGDVMVSNAFWRRNMTSYKSLIDEWTYEMSEESVKNLSIFLDSKCVAGDISLLNELREYLHNNFYSRDDVLAHVAKAILHFDTPLSLFSGFVIEKEHDNRLNLKKGGIFALVHGIRTLSLKHGIDATNTIERIKELNNIGVIDKTFATELIESFDTLSSIRLQAMLEAKNIEESNYINPKKLEKIQRDLLKDSFKIINKFKKFMVFHFHLNMVS
- a CDS encoding cation acetate symporter → MINRIFLFLILGSVAVFAAGAIEGEVAKQDLNVPAIVMFVIFVGATLGITYWAAKRTKSAKDFYTAGGGITGFQNGMAIAGDYMSAASFLGISGLVYLNGYDGLIYSIGFLVGWPVVLFMIAEPLRNLGKYTFADVASYRLRQTPIRILAASGSIATVILYLIAQMVGSGKLIQLLFGLQYEIAVIIVGVLMILYVTFGGMLATTWVQIIKAFLLLAGATFMALAVMAHYNFNFGQLFAHATELKGIEIMSPGGLVSDPISAISLAVALIFGVAGLPHILMRFFTVGDAKEARKSVFYATGFIGYFYILTFIIGFGAIVMVFQNPEYLDVAKQAVSGGAPILGGNNMAAIHLSHAVGGDFFLGFISAVAFATILAVVSGLTLAGASAISHDLYASVIKKGQIDSITEMKVSKAATIALGIIAIIMGILFEQQNIAFVVGLAFAIAASANFPILFLSMYWRGLTTRGAVIGGSLGLATAVLLVILGPIVWVDILGNATAIFPYKYPALFSVIVAFVGTYIFSVTDKSQGAKDEAEAFEAQYIRAQTGIGAEGATEH